In Meleagris gallopavo isolate NT-WF06-2002-E0010 breed Aviagen turkey brand Nicholas breeding stock chromosome 15, Turkey_5.1, whole genome shotgun sequence, one DNA window encodes the following:
- the FAM114A2 gene encoding protein FAM114A2: MSEEDNGENLKEEASYEDENEQKVEELGSTESNEEKEPVPVTRKRPEPKAPSQPAGTEKPTAETSKVSEPASQSGWGYWGSWGKSLLSTASATVATVGQGISNVIEKAETTLGIPSPSEISSETREATRGSENPDVISAGAAGDGSSFPIAGAFGVLSTISTAVQSTGKSVITGGLDALEFIGKKTMDVIAEGDPGFKKTKGLMNRTSTLSQVLREAKEKEEQQTATEVTMTTEKKAHYGLLFDEFQGLSHLEALEMLSRECESKVKLVLNALSGEELDTVKEEMEQLNEAFSLAEFFEEEEEEKKGDEEFTKEVTELFSELRISTKPDKLIMVRTSAHEWIAQFNRSLPKEEKESEENQEVERGGGDHDIKKSVEDIHAFAIRSLAELTAYSIETFHKTAALFLHGQKQEVIATDRAKSLSQVTIVLCKELSSFSKEFTTCLTIAGVKEKADVLNPLITGVFLEASNSASYIQDAFQLLLPVLQLSLIEARTELSQQ; the protein is encoded by the exons ATGTCTGAAGAAGACAATGGTGAAAATCTGAAAGAGGAAGCCTCTTACGAGGATGAAAATGAGCAGAAGGTGGAAGAACTTGGCAGCACTGAGAGCAATGAAGAGAAAGAACCTGTGCCTGTGACTCGGAAAAGACCTGAACCCAAAGCCCCAAGTCAGCCTGCTGGCACAGAAAAGCCCACAGCTGAAACTTCCAAG GTTTCAGAACCTGCATCTCAGTCAGGATGGGGGTACTGGGGAAGCTGGGGGAAATCCCTTCTGTCAACTGCATCTGCTACTGTAGCTACTGTAG GTCAAGGTATTTCAAATGTCatagaaaaagcagaaacaaccCTTGGGATCCCCAGTCCTAGTGAAATCTCTTCAGAGACCAGAGAGGCTACAAGAG GAAGTGAGAATCCCGATGTTATCAGCGCAGGTGCAGCTGGTGATGGCAGTTCCTTTCCTATTGCTGGAGCTTTTGGAGTTCTATCAACCATCTCTACTGCTGTTCAAAGCACA GGTAAAAGTGTTATTACTGGAGGTCTAGATGCCTTGGAATTCATTGGGAAAAAGACAATGGATGTGATAGCTGAGGGAGATCCTGGATTCAAAAAAACAAAGGGCCTAATGAACAGAACCTCTACGTTATCTCAG gtcTTACGAGaggcaaaggagaaagaagagcagcagaCAGCTACTGAGGTTACCATGACTACAGAGAAGAAAGCCCATTATGGGTTACTGTTTGATGAGTTTCAGGGTCTTTCACATCTGGAGGCCTTAGAGATGCTTTCTAGAGAGTGTGAATCAAAG GTGAAATTGGTTCTAAATGCCCTCTCTGGAGAAGAGTTGGACACAGTGAAAGAGGAAATGGAGCAACTCAATGAAGCATTTTCTTTAGCTGAATTCtttgaagaagaagaggaagaaaagaaag gAGATGAGGAGTTCACCAAGGAGGTAACAGAGCTATTTTCAGAATTGCGTATCTCCACAAAGCCAGATAAACTGATCATG GTGAGGACATCTGCTCATGAATGGATAGCACAGTTCAACAGAAGTCttcctaaagaagaaaaagagagtgaaGAAAACCAGGAAGTAGAACGTGGAGGTGGTGACCATGATATTAAAAAATCAGTAGAG GATATTCATGCATTTGCCATAAGAAGTCTGGCTGAACTGACAGCATACTCCATTGAAACGTTCCACAAAACTGCAGCTTTGTTTCTGCATGGTCAGAAGCAGGAGGTGATTGCCACAGACAGAGCCAAGTCCCTTTCACA AGTGACGATCGTGCTGTGTAAGGAACTGTCATCTTTCTCCAAAGAGTTTACTACGTGCTTAACAATTGCAGGG GTCAAAGAGAAGGCAGATGTGCTTAATCCCTTAATCACTGGAGTGTTTTTGGAG GCTTCAAACAGTGCTTCGTACATCCAAgatgccttccagctcttgctGCCTGTACTGCAGCTCTCTCTTATTGAGGCTAGAACGGAACTATCACAGCAATAA